One part of the Actinomycetota bacterium genome encodes these proteins:
- a CDS encoding 2-phosphosulfolactate phosphatase: MHFEWGWAGLREAGRQADVVVVVDVMSFSTTVTVAAERGVLVHPHRAHDPYAARVAERLGAVLAGPRGAGVSLSPASMTGLEAGRRVVLPSPNGAALSLEAARSGATVVAGCLRNASAVSQFLAGHGGRVVVVAAGEKWRDGQDRFAVEDLLGAGAVMSAMAPDSLSSEARVAVGAFQAAAADLEPLLRSCTSGRELVARGADDDVTWAAALDSSPVVPVLRDGSFRPLA, encoded by the coding sequence ATGCACTTCGAGTGGGGCTGGGCCGGGCTACGTGAGGCCGGCCGCCAGGCCGACGTGGTGGTGGTGGTCGATGTCATGTCGTTCTCGACGACCGTCACGGTGGCCGCCGAGCGAGGCGTGCTCGTGCACCCCCACCGGGCGCACGACCCCTACGCGGCCCGGGTGGCCGAACGGCTGGGGGCAGTGCTGGCCGGGCCCCGGGGTGCGGGCGTGTCGCTGTCGCCCGCCTCGATGACCGGCCTGGAGGCCGGCCGGCGGGTGGTGCTGCCCTCGCCCAACGGTGCTGCCCTGTCGCTGGAGGCGGCCCGCTCGGGGGCCACGGTGGTGGCCGGCTGCCTGCGCAACGCGTCGGCCGTCTCGCAGTTCCTCGCCGGCCACGGCGGTCGGGTGGTCGTGGTGGCCGCCGGCGAGAAGTGGCGCGACGGCCAAGACCGGTTCGCCGTCGAGGACCTGCTCGGTGCCGGTGCGGTCATGTCAGCCATGGCCCCCGATTCGCTCTCGTCCGAGGCCCGGGTGGCCGTCGGGGCCTTCCAGGCGGCGGCTGCCGATCTCGAGCCCCTCCTGCGCTCGTGCACGTCGGGCCGCGAGCTCGTGGCCCGGGGAGCCGACGACGATGTCACCTGGGCGGCCGCCCTTGACAGCTCCCCCGTGGTCCCCGTGCTGCGCGACGGCTCCTTCCGCCCCCTCGCGTGA
- a CDS encoding non-heme iron oxygenase ferredoxin subunit: MSDEEEWWDVAGVDEVPDDAPLAVQAHGYPIALFKVDGEVHALWSRCPHAGGPLDDGYQKGEVVVCPWHGSMFRVTTGERLDGPASVGATVFPVEVEDGRVWVGPPPPGIEPPPPAFLQF; the protein is encoded by the coding sequence GTGTCCGACGAAGAGGAATGGTGGGATGTCGCCGGGGTCGACGAGGTCCCTGACGACGCGCCACTGGCCGTCCAGGCGCACGGCTACCCCATAGCGCTGTTCAAGGTGGACGGCGAGGTCCACGCCCTGTGGTCGCGCTGCCCGCACGCCGGAGGCCCCCTCGACGACGGCTACCAGAAGGGCGAGGTCGTGGTGTGCCCGTGGCACGGGAGCATGTTCCGGGTCACGACGGGCGAGCGCCTCGACGGGCCGGCGTCGGTCGGGGCGACGGTGTTCCCGGTAGAGGTCGAGGACGGTCGGGTCTGGGTGGGCCCACCCCCGCCGGGCATCGAGCCGCCCCCGCCCGCGTTCCTCCAGTTCTGA
- the rpsJ gene encoding 30S ribosomal protein S10: MAQKIRIRLKAYDHEIVDQSTKKIVETVVRTQAKVRGPVPLPTETHRWTVIRSPHKDKDSREHFEMRIHKRLLDILEPSPKTVDSLQRLDLPAGVDIEIKIQQA; encoded by the coding sequence ATGGCCCAGAAGATCCGCATCCGGCTGAAGGCGTACGACCACGAGATCGTCGATCAGTCCACCAAGAAGATCGTCGAGACGGTCGTACGCACTCAGGCCAAGGTGCGGGGGCCCGTGCCGCTGCCGACCGAGACCCACCGCTGGACGGTGATCCGGTCCCCCCACAAGGACAAGGACTCGCGCGAGCACTTCGAGATGCGGATCCACAAGCGGTTGCTCGACATCTTGGAGCCCAGCCCCAAGACCGTCGACTCGCTTCAGCGCCTCGACCTGCCGGCCGGCGTCGACATCGAGATCAAGATCCAACAGGCCTGA
- the tuf gene encoding elongation factor Tu encodes MAKQKFERSKPHINVGTMGHIDHGKTTLTAAITKVLHDHNPTVAFTAFDQIDKAPEEKARGITIQIAHVEYETDKRHYAHVDMPGHADYIKNMITGAAQVDGAILVVSAPDGPMPQTREHVLLARQVGVPYIVVALNKADMMDDEELLDLVELEVRELLTENEYPGDDTPVIRVSALKALEGDPEWTPKIIELMEAVDNYIPEPERDIDKPFLMPIEDVFSITGRGTVVTGKVEQGVVKVQDQVEIVGLRPNQTTVCTGVEMFKKLLDQGQAGDNIGVLLRGTKKEDVERGQVVVKPGSITPHTQFEAQVYVLKKEEGGRHTPFFQNYRPQFYFRTTDVTGQITLPEGTEMIMPGDNTTMTVELIQPIAMDEGLRFAIREGGRTVGAGRVVKILK; translated from the coding sequence ATGGCCAAGCAGAAGTTCGAGCGCTCGAAGCCTCACATCAACGTCGGAACCATGGGTCACATCGACCATGGCAAGACGACGCTCACCGCGGCCATAACCAAGGTGCTCCATGATCACAACCCCACGGTTGCGTTCACCGCCTTCGACCAGATCGACAAGGCGCCCGAGGAGAAGGCCCGGGGGATCACCATCCAGATCGCCCACGTCGAGTACGAGACCGACAAGCGGCACTACGCCCACGTCGACATGCCGGGCCACGCCGACTACATCAAGAACATGATCACCGGGGCCGCCCAGGTCGACGGTGCCATCTTGGTGGTGTCCGCCCCCGACGGCCCCATGCCCCAGACTCGGGAGCACGTGCTTCTGGCCCGCCAGGTGGGTGTGCCCTACATCGTCGTAGCCCTCAACAAGGCCGACATGATGGACGACGAGGAGCTGCTCGACCTCGTGGAGCTCGAGGTGCGCGAGCTGCTCACCGAGAACGAGTACCCCGGCGACGACACGCCTGTGATCCGGGTCTCGGCCCTCAAGGCCCTCGAGGGCGACCCCGAGTGGACGCCGAAGATCATCGAGCTCATGGAGGCGGTCGACAACTACATCCCCGAGCCCGAGCGCGACATCGACAAGCCGTTCCTCATGCCGATCGAGGACGTGTTCTCGATCACCGGCCGGGGCACGGTCGTCACCGGCAAGGTCGAGCAGGGTGTGGTCAAGGTCCAGGACCAGGTCGAGATCGTGGGCCTGCGCCCCAACCAGACCACGGTCTGCACGGGCGTCGAGATGTTCAAGAAGCTGCTCGACCAGGGCCAGGCGGGCGACAACATCGGCGTGCTGCTGCGGGGCACCAAGAAGGAGGATGTCGAGCGCGGCCAGGTGGTGGTCAAGCCCGGCTCGATCACCCCCCACACCCAGTTCGAGGCCCAGGTCTACGTGCTGAAGAAGGAGGAGGGCGGGCGCCACACGCCCTTCTTCCAGAACTACCGGCCCCAGTTCTACTTCCGCACCACCGACGTGACCGGCCAGATCACCCTGCCCGAGGGCACCGAGATGATCATGCCGGGCGACAACACGACCATGACCGTCGAGCTCATCCAGCCCATCGCCATGGACGAGGGCCTGCGGTTCGCCATCCGTGAGGGTGGGCGCACGGTGGGTGCCGGCCGCGTAGTCAAGATCTTGAAGTAG
- the fusA gene encoding elongation factor G, which yields MADAPVIREFPLARTRNIGIMAHIDAGKTTTTERILYYTGKTYKIGEVHEGAAVMDWMVQEQERGITITSAATTCRWKDTWINIIDTPGHVDFTVEVERSLRVLDGAVAVFDAVAGVEPQTETVWRQANKYRVPRICFVNKMDRIGADFFRAVDEIRNRLDAAPAVLQVPIGAEGHFKGMVDLIGMKALVWDDATGKGEEWHVGDVPEDMVEQAEQWRHNLIDVLSHHDDTLMEKYIEEQPITAEDLRRSIRAATIANDVVPVITGSAFRNKGVQPLLDAIVDFLPSPLDLPPVVGLDAKGIEELERPADDTAPFSALAFKIMSDPHVGKLTYFRVYSGTLRKGQTVLNSTRDRKERVGRILQMHANHREDKDAVFTGDIVAAVGLKQTSTGDTLCDPNTPVVLESLEFPEPVIHVAIEPKTKADQEKLADALMRLSDEDPTFQRHTDEETGQTIIAGMGELHLEVLVDRMLREFRVDAHVGKPQVAYRETISMPVKGVEERYVRQSGGRGQYGHVVIDLEPTGPGGGFEFVDKIVGGIIPREYIPAVDAGIQEAMQSGVLAGYQLVDVRATLVHGSYHDVDSSEIAFRIAGSMAFKKAARLAKPMLLEPIMGVEVVTPDDYMGDVIGDLSSRRGRIEGMEQRGSSQVVRAQVPLAQMFGYATDLRSRTQGRATYTMQFHSYQEVPESISREIVARVRGE from the coding sequence ATGGCTGACGCACCCGTAATCCGAGAGTTCCCCCTCGCCCGGACCCGCAACATCGGGATCATGGCCCACATCGACGCGGGCAAGACCACGACGACGGAGCGGATCCTCTACTACACGGGCAAGACGTACAAGATCGGCGAGGTCCACGAGGGGGCGGCGGTCATGGACTGGATGGTCCAGGAGCAGGAACGGGGGATCACGATCACCTCGGCGGCCACCACCTGCCGGTGGAAGGACACCTGGATCAACATCATCGACACGCCCGGCCACGTCGACTTCACCGTCGAGGTCGAGCGTTCGCTGCGGGTCCTCGACGGGGCCGTGGCCGTGTTCGACGCCGTGGCCGGGGTCGAGCCCCAGACCGAGACGGTGTGGCGCCAGGCCAACAAGTACCGGGTGCCCCGCATCTGCTTCGTCAACAAGATGGACCGCATCGGCGCCGACTTCTTCCGGGCCGTCGACGAGATCCGCAACCGCCTCGACGCCGCCCCGGCCGTCCTCCAGGTGCCCATCGGGGCCGAGGGCCACTTCAAGGGCATGGTCGACCTCATCGGCATGAAGGCCCTGGTGTGGGACGACGCCACCGGCAAGGGCGAGGAGTGGCACGTCGGTGACGTGCCCGAGGACATGGTCGAGCAGGCCGAGCAGTGGCGGCACAACCTCATCGACGTGCTGTCCCACCATGACGACACCCTCATGGAGAAGTACATCGAGGAGCAGCCCATCACGGCCGAGGACCTCCGCCGGTCGATCCGGGCGGCCACCATCGCCAACGACGTGGTACCCGTCATCACCGGGTCGGCCTTCCGCAACAAGGGCGTGCAGCCCCTGCTCGACGCCATCGTCGACTTCCTGCCCAGCCCGCTCGACCTGCCCCCGGTGGTCGGGCTCGACGCCAAGGGCATCGAGGAGCTGGAGCGTCCGGCCGACGACACGGCCCCGTTCTCGGCGCTGGCCTTCAAGATCATGAGCGACCCCCACGTGGGCAAGCTCACCTATTTCCGCGTCTACTCGGGCACGCTGCGCAAGGGCCAGACGGTGCTCAACTCGACCCGTGACCGCAAGGAGCGGGTGGGCCGCATCCTGCAGATGCACGCCAACCACCGCGAGGACAAAGACGCCGTCTTCACGGGCGACATCGTGGCTGCCGTCGGTCTCAAGCAGACCTCCACGGGTGACACCCTGTGCGACCCCAACACGCCCGTCGTGCTGGAGTCCCTGGAGTTCCCCGAGCCCGTGATCCACGTGGCCATCGAGCCCAAGACCAAGGCCGACCAGGAGAAGCTGGCCGACGCCTTGATGCGGCTGTCCGACGAGGACCCCACCTTCCAGCGCCACACCGACGAGGAGACCGGCCAGACGATCATCGCCGGCATGGGCGAGCTGCACCTCGAGGTGCTGGTCGACCGGATGCTGCGCGAGTTCCGGGTCGACGCCCACGTGGGCAAGCCCCAGGTCGCCTACCGCGAGACGATCTCGATGCCGGTCAAGGGCGTCGAGGAACGCTACGTCCGCCAGTCGGGCGGCCGGGGCCAGTACGGCCACGTCGTGATCGACCTCGAGCCCACGGGCCCGGGGGGTGGCTTCGAGTTCGTGGACAAGATCGTGGGCGGCATCATCCCCCGGGAGTACATCCCGGCGGTCGACGCCGGCATCCAGGAGGCCATGCAGAGCGGCGTCCTGGCCGGCTACCAGCTGGTCGACGTGCGGGCCACGCTGGTCCATGGGTCCTACCACGACGTCGACTCGTCGGAGATCGCCTTCCGCATCGCCGGGTCCATGGCCTTCAAGAAGGCGGCCCGGCTGGCCAAGCCCATGCTGCTCGAGCCGATCATGGGAGTGGAGGTCGTCACCCCCGACGACTACATGGGCGACGTCATCGGCGACCTCTCCAGCCGGCGGGGCCGGATCGAGGGCATGGAGCAGCGGGGGTCGAGCCAGGTGGTGCGGGCGCAGGTACCGCTGGCCCAGATGTTCGGCTACGCTACCGACCTACGGTCGCGCACCCAAGGGCGGGCGACTTACACGATGCAGTTCCACTCCTACCAAGAAGTGCCCGAGTCCATCTCTCGCGAGATCGTGGCCCGGGTTCGCGGGGAGTAG
- the rpsG gene encoding 30S ribosomal protein S7: protein MPRKGPPPRRDLMPDPIYRSVLVTQVVNKIMQRGKRSLAERTVYRALDIVVEKTGQEALASLKKAVENAKPQVEVKSRRVGGATYQVPVEVRPRRATTLAIRWLVGYSRQRRERSMAERLAGELMDAMNSTGSAVKRRDDMHKMAESNRAFAHYRW from the coding sequence ATGCCCCGCAAAGGCCCGCCGCCGCGCCGCGACCTCATGCCCGACCCGATCTACCGGTCGGTGCTCGTCACCCAGGTCGTCAACAAGATCATGCAGCGGGGGAAGCGGTCTCTCGCCGAGCGCACGGTCTACCGCGCCCTCGACATCGTGGTGGAGAAGACGGGCCAGGAGGCCCTGGCCTCCCTGAAGAAGGCTGTCGAGAACGCCAAGCCCCAGGTCGAGGTCAAGAGCCGGCGGGTCGGTGGGGCGACCTACCAGGTCCCGGTCGAGGTCCGGCCCCGGCGGGCGACCACGCTCGCCATCCGGTGGCTGGTGGGCTACTCCCGGCAGCGCCGTGAGAGGAGCATGGCCGAGCGGCTGGCGGGTGAGCTCATGGACGCCATGAACAGCACCGGTTCGGCCGTCAAGCGCCGTGACGACATGCACAAGATGGCCGAGTCCAACCGGGCGTTCGCCCACTACCGGTGGTAA
- the rpsL gene encoding 30S ribosomal protein S12 has protein sequence MPTIAQLVRKGRESKVTKTKTPALKGAPQRRGVCTRVYTHTPKKPNSALRKVARVRLTTGQEVTAYIPGVGHNLQEHSIVLVRGGRVKDLPGVRYKIIRGVLDASGVRDRKQARSRYGAKKEG, from the coding sequence ATGCCTACCATCGCCCAGTTGGTCCGTAAGGGCCGCGAATCCAAAGTCACCAAGACCAAGACGCCGGCCCTCAAGGGCGCCCCTCAGCGCCGAGGCGTCTGTACACGCGTCTACACCCACACCCCCAAGAAGCCCAACTCGGCCCTCCGTAAGGTTGCCCGGGTCAGGCTCACCACTGGGCAGGAAGTCACCGCCTACATCCCCGGGGTCGGCCACAACCTCCAGGAGCACTCGATCGTGCTCGTCAGGGGTGGCCGTGTGAAAGACCTCCCCGGGGTCCGCTACAAGATCATCCGGGGCGTCCTCGACGCGTCCGGGGTCCGCGACCGCAAGCAGGCTCGCAGCCGCTACGGCGCAAAGAAGGAAGGCTAA
- a CDS encoding DNA-directed RNA polymerase subunit beta', with translation MLDVNNFDQLRIALATADSIRTWSNGEVKKPETINYRTLKPEKDGLFCEKIFGPTKDWECYCGKYKRVRFKGIICERCGVEVTRSKVRRERMGHIELAAPVVHIWYLRGTRSWLAYLLMGTEAREELKAKQLEKVIYFAANLVTWVDEERRHGDLPELEGELTEELVEIERQRDVDIDRRFKQLEDEAAELEAGGAKDNEIKARQKVADKEVAQIRERAQAELDLARRAFDEFRDLFARKIIEDEIVWRQLKDRYGEYFRGGMGADAIAQLIGEIDFDVEEVKLREAIDAVDGRRPLSAQRKQKAIKRLKIVTAFNRRDETNGKRVNDPSAMILDAVPVIPPDLRPMVQLDGGRFATSDLNDLYRRVINRNNRLKRLLDLGAPEIIVNNEKRMLQEAVDALFDNGRRGRPVTGPGNRPLKSLSDMLKGKQGRFRQNLLGKRVDYSGRSVIVAGPTLKLHQCGLPKLMALELFKPFVMKRLVDTEMAQNIKSAKRMVERRRAQVWDVLEEVIKEHPVFLNRAPTLHRLGIQAFEPVLVEGKAIQIHPLVCSAFNADFDGDQMAVHLPLSAEAQAEARVLMLSANNVLSPAHGRPLTVPSQDMVIGIYYLTEQEDGAQGEGRKFRHLWEVEQAYDAHDVALHARIAIQTGELDDEGKPVYRETTPGRVFLESALPTDFCQNYGYINQSVKKKTVTDIVEKLVAEYPKAVVSQTLDAIKDLGFKFASRSGLTISMDDVKTPAEKTTILDRTEKEAEKVESQFRKGIITDDERRQKEVEIWTNATQEVRRAMEKTLGAISFNPIDMMVGSGARGNVMQVTQIAGMRGLVANPRGEIIPRPIKSNFREGLSVLEYFISTHGARKGLADTALRTADSGYLTRRLVDVAQELIIREVDCGTGRGIWLEDIKADEASRRHNLETRLFGRALAESVTLSTGEVLEAGTQVDDTELRLMREDPNVHRVRVRSVLNCEASHGVCAVCYGRSMATGKLIEMGEAVGVIAAQSIGEPGTQLTMRTFHTGGIAETDITHGLPRVVELFEARTPKGKAILSRVSGVVRMADDEVKGRTITIAADDGKEDSYPISPRDMARLLVREGEEVAAGEALVEGPKDPKELLEIKGIRETQQYLVDQVQLVYREQGVSIHDKHIELIVRQMLKRVSVAEAGDSGFLPGERVDSRLYAEVNRQLVQEGKTPAEGRPELMGITKASLATDSWLSAASFQETTRVLTEAAIEGKRDQLLGLKENIIIGKLIPAGTGMMRYRDLDISAPDYEPLQSWSSDQEDQDLAAWLANIGTNQDDGGNGEVVTSDAFGEGGFLSVADPEDAAG, from the coding sequence TTGCTCGACGTCAACAACTTCGATCAGTTACGCATCGCGTTGGCCACCGCGGACTCGATCCGCACATGGTCCAACGGCGAGGTCAAGAAGCCGGAGACCATCAACTACCGCACGCTCAAGCCGGAGAAGGACGGGCTCTTCTGCGAGAAGATCTTCGGCCCGACCAAGGACTGGGAGTGCTACTGCGGCAAGTACAAGCGCGTCCGGTTCAAGGGGATCATCTGCGAGCGCTGCGGGGTCGAGGTCACGCGCTCCAAGGTCCGCCGCGAGCGGATGGGCCACATCGAGCTGGCCGCCCCCGTGGTCCACATCTGGTACCTGCGGGGCACGCGCTCGTGGCTGGCCTACCTGCTCATGGGCACCGAGGCCCGTGAGGAGCTGAAGGCCAAGCAGCTCGAGAAGGTCATCTACTTCGCGGCCAACCTGGTCACCTGGGTCGACGAGGAGCGTCGCCACGGCGACCTTCCCGAGCTCGAGGGCGAGCTCACCGAGGAGCTGGTCGAGATCGAGCGCCAGCGTGACGTCGACATCGACCGCCGGTTCAAGCAGCTCGAGGACGAGGCGGCCGAGCTCGAGGCGGGCGGGGCCAAGGACAACGAGATCAAGGCCCGCCAGAAGGTGGCCGACAAAGAAGTCGCCCAGATCCGCGAGCGCGCCCAAGCCGAGCTCGACCTGGCCCGGCGCGCCTTCGACGAGTTCCGCGACCTGTTCGCTCGCAAGATCATCGAGGACGAGATCGTCTGGCGCCAGCTCAAGGACCGCTATGGCGAGTACTTCCGGGGTGGCATGGGCGCCGACGCCATCGCTCAGCTCATCGGCGAGATCGACTTCGACGTCGAGGAGGTCAAGCTCCGAGAGGCGATCGACGCCGTCGACGGCCGCCGGCCGCTCTCGGCCCAGCGCAAGCAGAAGGCGATCAAGCGCCTCAAGATCGTCACCGCCTTCAACCGCCGCGACGAGACCAACGGCAAGCGGGTCAACGACCCCTCGGCCATGATCCTCGACGCCGTGCCGGTCATCCCGCCCGACCTGCGCCCCATGGTCCAGCTCGACGGTGGCCGGTTCGCGACCTCCGACCTCAACGACCTCTACCGCCGGGTCATCAACCGCAACAACCGCCTCAAGCGCCTGCTCGACCTCGGGGCCCCCGAGATCATCGTCAACAACGAAAAGCGCATGCTCCAGGAGGCGGTCGACGCCCTGTTCGACAACGGCCGCCGCGGCCGTCCCGTGACCGGTCCCGGCAACCGCCCCCTCAAGTCCCTGTCCGACATGCTCAAGGGCAAGCAGGGCCGGTTCCGCCAGAACCTGCTGGGCAAGCGGGTCGACTACTCGGGCCGTTCGGTCATCGTGGCCGGCCCGACCCTGAAGCTGCACCAGTGCGGCCTGCCCAAGCTGATGGCCCTCGAGCTGTTCAAGCCGTTCGTCATGAAGCGGCTGGTCGATACCGAGATGGCCCAGAACATCAAGTCGGCCAAGAGGATGGTCGAGCGCCGGCGCGCCCAGGTGTGGGACGTGCTCGAGGAGGTCATCAAGGAGCACCCGGTCTTCCTCAACCGGGCCCCGACGCTCCACCGCCTCGGCATCCAGGCCTTCGAGCCCGTGCTCGTGGAAGGCAAGGCCATCCAGATCCACCCCCTGGTGTGCTCGGCCTTCAACGCCGACTTCGACGGCGACCAGATGGCCGTCCACCTGCCCCTGTCGGCCGAGGCCCAGGCCGAGGCCCGGGTGCTGATGCTGTCGGCCAACAACGTGCTCTCGCCCGCTCACGGCCGCCCGCTCACCGTGCCCAGCCAGGACATGGTCATCGGCATCTACTACCTGACCGAGCAGGAGGACGGGGCCCAGGGCGAGGGCCGCAAGTTCCGCCACCTGTGGGAGGTCGAGCAGGCCTACGACGCCCACGACGTCGCCCTGCACGCCCGCATCGCCATCCAGACGGGCGAGCTCGACGACGAGGGCAAGCCCGTCTACCGGGAGACGACCCCCGGCCGGGTGTTCCTGGAGTCGGCCCTGCCGACCGACTTCTGCCAGAACTACGGCTACATCAACCAGTCGGTGAAGAAGAAGACGGTCACCGACATCGTGGAGAAGCTGGTGGCCGAGTACCCCAAGGCCGTCGTCTCCCAGACCCTCGACGCCATCAAGGACCTCGGGTTCAAGTTCGCCAGCCGGTCCGGCCTGACCATCTCGATGGACGACGTGAAGACGCCCGCCGAGAAGACCACGATCCTCGACCGTACGGAGAAGGAAGCCGAGAAGGTCGAGAGCCAGTTCCGCAAGGGCATCATCACCGACGACGAGAGGCGCCAGAAGGAAGTCGAGATCTGGACCAACGCCACCCAGGAGGTGCGGCGGGCCATGGAGAAGACCCTGGGGGCCATCTCCTTCAACCCGATCGACATGATGGTGGGCTCGGGCGCACGAGGCAACGTCATGCAGGTGACCCAGATCGCTGGCATGCGAGGCCTGGTGGCCAACCCCCGGGGCGAGATCATCCCCCGGCCCATCAAGTCCAACTTCCGTGAGGGACTGTCGGTCCTCGAGTACTTCATCTCCACCCACGGCGCCCGCAAGGGCCTGGCCGACACCGCCCTGAGGACCGCCGACTCCGGCTACCTCACGCGCCGGCTCGTCGACGTGGCCCAGGAGCTGATCATCCGCGAGGTCGACTGCGGCACGGGCCGGGGCATCTGGCTGGAGGACATCAAGGCCGACGAGGCCAGCCGGCGCCACAACCTCGAGACCAGGCTGTTCGGCCGGGCACTGGCCGAGTCGGTGACCTTGTCCACCGGCGAGGTCCTCGAGGCCGGCACCCAGGTCGACGACACCGAGCTGCGCCTCATGCGCGAAGACCCCAACGTCCACCGGGTGCGGGTGCGCTCGGTGCTCAACTGCGAGGCCTCCCATGGTGTGTGCGCGGTCTGCTACGGCCGCTCCATGGCCACCGGCAAGCTCATCGAGATGGGCGAGGCCGTCGGGGTCATCGCCGCCCAGTCCATCGGCGAGCCCGGCACCCAGCTGACCATGCGTACCTTCCACACCGGCGGTATCGCCGAGACCGACATCACCCACGGTCTGCCCCGAGTCGTCGAGCTGTTCGAGGCCCGTACGCCCAAGGGCAAGGCCATCCTGTCCCGGGTCTCGGGCGTCGTCCGCATGGCCGACGACGAGGTCAAGGGCCGGACGATCACGATCGCGGCCGACGACGGCAAGGAGGACAGCTACCCCATCTCCCCGCGGGACATGGCCCGCCTGCTCGTCCGCGAGGGTGAGGAGGTGGCCGCCGGCGAGGCTCTGGTCGAGGGCCCGAAGGACCCGAAGGAGCTGCTGGAGATCAAGGGGATCCGCGAGACCCAGCAGTACCTGGTCGACCAGGTGCAGCTCGTCTACCGGGAGCAGGGCGTGTCCATCCACGACAAGCACATCGAGCTGATCGTGCGCCAGATGCTCAAGCGGGTGTCGGTGGCCGAGGCCGGCGACTCCGGTTTCCTGCCTGGTGAGCGGGTCGACTCCCGGCTCTACGCCGAGGTCAACCGCCAGCTCGTGCAGGAGGGCAAGACACCGGCCGAGGGCCGTCCCGAGCTCATGGGCATCACCAAGGCGTCGCTGGCCACCGACTCGTGGCTGTCGGCGGCTTCGTTCCAGGAGACCACCCGGGTGCTTACCGAGGCGGCCATCGAAGGCAAGCGCGACCAGCTCCTGGGCCTCAAGGAGAACATCATCATCGGCAAGCTGATCCCGGCCGGCACGGGGATGATGCGCTACCGCGACCTCGACATCTCGGCCCCCGACTACGAGCCCCTGCAGTCGTGGTCGTCCGACCAGGAAGACCAGGACCTCGCGGCCTGGCTGGCCAACATCGGCACCAACCAGGACGACGGGGGCAACGGCGAGGTCGTCACCTCCGACGCCTTCGGCGAAGGCGGCTTCCTCTCGGTGGCCGACCCCGAGGACGCCGCCGGCTAG